One Fundidesulfovibrio putealis DSM 16056 DNA segment encodes these proteins:
- a CDS encoding alpha-2-macroglobulin family protein — MSQNGAPSSVKTLVIIVLLLVVGIQGYFLWRGQDRLAPGQTSDQSAGQAAGQQGAQTQAVSPAPAGPAPATPDKARNTVSIAKFSVDWKHRNTLHIVFDKPIGEAMLEKPLEGSPFALDPELPGQWSWSAPQVLTFTAKSGNRFSTSQNYKLTANPEAFLPQGTALSGDKTITVAQSCLWLREFRTYFDITPEDKTKGRAYVWMSFNGTVDRQALLRKVTFIDPLRGEARPIAAQYPDKKPGEEGQEGQEGQDDPDMQGGPGGQILLVSEPVPLDPKRTLTVRVDRDIDGVCLGGGPGEAWQAQIAAIPETGGDFSLERAEPYPPQDNEPAVITLRFSAKVDPGEVKRALSVTPQVAFTIEETEPDRSIRLRGPFQAGNAYTLALDQGFKAMDGRSLAGRQSLTVNLPDLGPSASFADKGMFLTKSGSKSVAVRSVNTASVRVNVERVYRNNIFFSLNYYDETTFGDAEYGADMELLPYLGDSLADYTVKTPKVKNQQQRTTTDLWPHLKDFEPGLYRVRLGAKEGGNSYQSWQDQRWMLITDLGVAAKRGHDDIMVWVSSLKDLSPVAGARVKVLSSKNQVIWQGTTDARGLWLGIGLSELGEDRQPYMITVEKDTDYSFLQFERFQTDMTGLDVSGVEVAKAGYQAFLWGERDIYRPGETAAGMIAVRDPSLKTPAPMPVKLRWSDPQGREIGLETVKTDAQGLVAFSRTMPVHFPTGPYLLEAMVGDEPIGQYHFQVEDFKPDRISTAVKPDVERAAPGKDLKFTVEGRYLFGAPASGMASEAQVVLTPAPFAPKGFDGYVFGDPERVFEPQTISQEQAQLDDEGRAAFAAAVPAGLKPPAALYAVVTARVSEAGGRGVAARVKIPVDAYPAYPGLKKLGDSGLAPGQAHTFEYVVLDGQGQEAQVQALTAELFEDRWQTVLRRTEDGRGFKYETKRDAKLVEKRVLASPGAKGQVAFTPPKYGSYRLMLTDPATGSAVQLSFWADGQGYNPWAMENPARLEFVAGKTDYLPGETAKLQVRAPFPGKLLLTVESTGVKDVYVVDLPANTGEVSVPIKPGYAPNVYVTGMLARKGTDVHSNQAGRAFGTLSLNVAREAGRQNVAIMAPELVKPKTKLTITAKADPGSIVTLAAVDEGILQLIAQKTPDPWAAFYAKRGLEVTSYDTWAMLLPEAKPQVKKSPAGGDEDLSRFLRTESPQGEKSVAYWSGPLKADAQGRVQWTIELPQFQGALRIMAVAVNGLRFGSAQHMTRVKSPLVLLPTFPRFAQMDETMRLPVTLRNDTGADGSFKLSLDASGPMNADEPVKSLDIPSGKDRTVFFTVRTGSAEGVAALTLKAVGNNESTDARAELLVRSPLPAVSRILSGSNEGPVVDLKAADAAGFLPGTLRRDLRLGRYPLVRYAGKLETLLGYPYGCIEQTVSKAFPLLYFSNLARELEPEALAKSSPEAAVQQGISRALSMQHYSGGFGMWPGAEREQPWASVYATHFLLEASKAGYQVAPQALNQAMTYLAESVKRQQTTLGGQKTQAYGLYVLARAGKPDRGMMDHLRTKIGAKLPSDARALLAAAYVAAGNAKGGEPLLADLTQAAPAPRADDVFDSPLRAVALTLAALADANPAAPETAATARELARLMETTPIYSTQEAGMAFMAMGKLFARQQATGTCAGQVLAGQNALARFDTAKVTVMKNIQGDGPLSLALDPGCAPGSVFYTLDARGIPQRDSYKPFSNGLEITREFLDREGKPLNMAKLPQGAMVVVKTSLRSTSGPVGHVALSQLLPSGLEVENPRLDTTDRLPWMGEKAEPAVTSYADYRADRVNVFLDLPANDWKVVYTVCRAVIPGTYTLPPAQAEAMYYPEIKAGTDLGAMSVEGGQ; from the coding sequence ATGAGCCAGAACGGCGCCCCGTCATCGGTCAAAACGCTTGTGATCATCGTGTTGCTGCTGGTGGTGGGCATCCAGGGATATTTCCTGTGGCGTGGCCAGGATCGCTTGGCGCCCGGCCAAACGTCGGACCAAAGCGCCGGGCAGGCTGCCGGACAACAGGGCGCCCAGACCCAGGCGGTCTCCCCTGCTCCGGCCGGCCCCGCTCCCGCGACGCCCGACAAGGCCCGCAACACCGTGTCCATCGCCAAGTTCTCCGTGGACTGGAAACACAGAAACACCCTACACATCGTGTTCGACAAGCCCATCGGCGAGGCCATGCTGGAGAAGCCCCTGGAAGGCTCGCCCTTCGCCCTGGACCCGGAGCTCCCCGGCCAGTGGTCCTGGTCCGCGCCGCAGGTGCTCACCTTCACGGCCAAGTCCGGCAACCGCTTCAGCACCAGCCAGAACTACAAGCTGACCGCCAACCCCGAAGCCTTCCTGCCCCAGGGCACGGCGCTTAGCGGGGACAAGACCATCACCGTGGCCCAGAGCTGCCTGTGGCTGCGCGAGTTCCGCACCTATTTCGACATAACGCCCGAGGACAAGACCAAGGGCCGGGCCTATGTGTGGATGTCCTTCAACGGCACGGTGGACCGGCAAGCCCTCTTGCGAAAGGTGACGTTCATCGACCCCCTGCGCGGCGAAGCGCGCCCCATCGCCGCCCAGTATCCCGACAAAAAGCCCGGCGAGGAAGGCCAGGAAGGCCAGGAAGGCCAAGACGATCCGGACATGCAGGGCGGCCCTGGCGGCCAGATCCTCTTGGTCAGCGAACCCGTGCCGCTCGATCCCAAGCGCACCCTGACCGTGCGCGTGGACCGCGACATCGACGGCGTGTGCCTGGGCGGCGGACCCGGCGAGGCCTGGCAGGCCCAGATCGCGGCCATCCCCGAGACCGGCGGCGACTTCTCCCTGGAGCGCGCCGAGCCCTACCCGCCCCAGGACAACGAACCCGCCGTGATCACGCTGCGCTTCAGCGCCAAGGTCGATCCCGGCGAGGTGAAGCGTGCTTTAAGCGTCACGCCCCAGGTGGCCTTCACCATCGAAGAGACCGAACCCGACCGCTCCATCCGCCTGCGCGGCCCCTTCCAGGCCGGGAATGCCTACACCCTGGCCCTGGACCAGGGCTTCAAGGCCATGGACGGCAGGAGCCTCGCCGGACGCCAGAGCCTCACCGTGAACCTGCCGGACCTTGGCCCCTCGGCCTCCTTCGCGGACAAGGGCATGTTCCTGACCAAGAGCGGCTCCAAGTCCGTGGCGGTCAGGTCCGTGAACACGGCTTCCGTTCGCGTGAACGTGGAGCGCGTGTACCGCAACAACATCTTCTTCAGCCTGAACTACTACGACGAGACCACCTTCGGCGACGCAGAGTACGGCGCGGACATGGAGCTTCTGCCCTACCTGGGGGACTCCCTGGCCGACTACACGGTGAAGACGCCCAAGGTGAAGAACCAGCAGCAGCGCACCACCACGGACCTGTGGCCGCACCTCAAGGACTTCGAGCCCGGCCTGTACCGGGTGCGCCTGGGCGCTAAGGAAGGCGGCAACTCCTACCAGAGCTGGCAGGACCAGCGCTGGATGCTCATCACGGACCTGGGCGTCGCGGCCAAGCGCGGGCATGACGACATCATGGTCTGGGTCAGTTCGCTCAAAGACCTGTCCCCGGTGGCCGGGGCGCGGGTGAAGGTGCTCTCCTCCAAGAACCAGGTCATCTGGCAGGGCACCACCGACGCGCGCGGCCTGTGGCTCGGGATCGGCCTTTCGGAGCTCGGCGAGGATCGCCAGCCCTACATGATCACCGTGGAAAAGGACACGGACTACTCCTTCCTGCAGTTCGAGCGCTTCCAGACCGACATGACGGGCCTTGACGTATCCGGCGTGGAAGTCGCCAAGGCGGGCTATCAGGCCTTCCTGTGGGGCGAGCGCGACATCTACCGCCCCGGCGAGACCGCCGCGGGCATGATCGCCGTGCGCGACCCGAGCCTCAAGACCCCGGCCCCCATGCCCGTGAAGCTGCGCTGGTCCGACCCGCAGGGGCGCGAGATCGGCCTGGAGACGGTCAAGACCGACGCCCAGGGCCTCGTGGCATTTTCGCGCACCATGCCCGTGCACTTCCCCACCGGGCCGTACCTGCTGGAGGCCATGGTGGGCGACGAGCCCATCGGCCAGTACCACTTCCAGGTGGAGGACTTCAAGCCCGACCGCATCTCCACCGCCGTGAAGCCGGACGTGGAGCGCGCCGCCCCCGGCAAGGACCTCAAATTCACCGTGGAGGGCCGCTACCTCTTCGGCGCTCCGGCGTCGGGCATGGCAAGCGAGGCCCAGGTGGTGCTCACCCCCGCGCCGTTTGCCCCCAAGGGTTTCGATGGCTACGTCTTTGGCGACCCGGAGCGCGTGTTCGAGCCCCAGACCATCTCCCAGGAGCAGGCCCAGTTGGATGATGAGGGGCGCGCCGCGTTCGCCGCAGCCGTCCCGGCAGGCCTTAAGCCCCCAGCGGCCCTGTATGCCGTGGTCACGGCCAGGGTCAGCGAGGCTGGCGGGCGCGGCGTGGCCGCGCGGGTGAAGATCCCCGTGGACGCCTACCCGGCCTATCCGGGCCTCAAGAAGCTCGGCGACTCGGGCCTTGCCCCCGGCCAAGCCCATACGTTCGAGTACGTGGTGCTGGACGGCCAGGGCCAGGAGGCCCAGGTGCAGGCCCTGACAGCGGAACTCTTCGAGGACCGCTGGCAGACCGTGCTTCGCCGCACCGAGGACGGGCGCGGCTTCAAGTATGAGACCAAGCGCGACGCCAAGCTGGTGGAGAAGCGCGTGCTGGCCTCCCCCGGAGCCAAGGGGCAGGTGGCCTTCACTCCGCCCAAATACGGCAGCTACCGGCTGATGCTGACCGACCCGGCCACCGGGTCCGCCGTGCAGCTCAGCTTCTGGGCCGACGGCCAGGGCTACAACCCCTGGGCCATGGAAAACCCGGCTCGCCTGGAATTCGTCGCAGGCAAGACCGACTACCTGCCCGGCGAGACCGCCAAGCTCCAGGTGCGCGCGCCCTTCCCCGGCAAGCTGCTGCTCACCGTGGAATCCACCGGCGTGAAGGACGTGTACGTGGTGGACCTGCCCGCCAACACCGGCGAGGTCAGCGTGCCGATTAAGCCCGGCTACGCGCCCAACGTGTACGTCACGGGCATGCTGGCCCGAAAAGGCACGGACGTGCACTCCAACCAGGCCGGGCGGGCCTTCGGCACCTTGTCCCTTAACGTGGCCCGCGAGGCCGGACGCCAGAACGTGGCCATCATGGCCCCTGAGCTGGTCAAACCCAAGACCAAGCTGACCATCACCGCCAAGGCCGATCCGGGGTCCATCGTGACCCTGGCCGCCGTGGACGAGGGCATCCTGCAGCTGATCGCCCAGAAGACCCCTGACCCCTGGGCCGCCTTCTACGCCAAGCGCGGCCTGGAGGTGACCTCCTACGACACCTGGGCCATGCTCCTGCCCGAGGCCAAGCCCCAGGTGAAGAAGTCGCCTGCTGGCGGCGACGAAGACCTGAGCCGCTTCCTGCGCACCGAATCGCCCCAGGGCGAAAAATCCGTGGCCTACTGGTCCGGCCCGCTGAAGGCCGACGCCCAGGGCCGCGTGCAGTGGACCATCGAGCTGCCCCAGTTCCAGGGGGCGCTGCGCATCATGGCCGTGGCCGTGAACGGGCTGCGCTTCGGCTCGGCCCAGCACATGACGCGCGTCAAAAGCCCGCTGGTGCTCCTGCCCACCTTCCCGCGCTTCGCCCAGATGGACGAGACCATGCGCCTGCCCGTGACGCTTCGAAATGACACCGGTGCGGACGGCAGTTTCAAGCTGTCCCTGGACGCGTCCGGCCCCATGAACGCGGACGAGCCGGTTAAATCGCTGGATATCCCCAGCGGCAAGGACCGCACCGTGTTCTTCACCGTGCGAACAGGCTCAGCTGAAGGCGTGGCTGCGCTGACGCTCAAAGCCGTGGGCAACAATGAATCCACGGACGCGCGGGCAGAACTGCTGGTGCGCTCGCCGCTGCCCGCCGTGAGCCGCATCCTGTCCGGTTCCAACGAAGGCCCGGTGGTTGACCTGAAGGCCGCCGATGCGGCGGGCTTCCTGCCCGGAACCCTGCGGCGCGACCTGCGCCTGGGGCGCTATCCCCTGGTGCGCTACGCCGGGAAGCTGGAGACGCTCCTGGGCTATCCCTACGGCTGCATCGAGCAGACCGTGTCCAAGGCCTTCCCGCTCCTGTACTTCTCGAACCTTGCCCGTGAACTGGAGCCGGAAGCGCTGGCCAAGTCCTCGCCCGAGGCGGCGGTGCAGCAGGGCATCAGCCGGGCGCTGTCCATGCAGCACTACTCCGGGGGCTTCGGCATGTGGCCGGGCGCGGAGCGCGAGCAGCCCTGGGCCAGCGTGTACGCCACCCACTTCCTGCTGGAAGCCTCCAAGGCCGGGTATCAGGTGGCCCCGCAGGCGCTTAATCAGGCCATGACCTATCTGGCCGAGTCCGTGAAGCGCCAGCAGACCACCCTCGGCGGGCAGAAGACCCAGGCCTACGGGCTGTACGTGCTGGCCCGCGCCGGAAAGCCGGACCGGGGCATGATGGATCATCTGCGCACCAAGATCGGCGCGAAGCTGCCCTCGGACGCCCGGGCGCTCCTGGCTGCGGCCTATGTTGCGGCAGGAAACGCCAAGGGCGGCGAGCCGCTGCTGGCTGACCTGACCCAGGCCGCGCCTGCGCCGCGTGCGGACGACGTGTTCGATTCGCCGCTTCGCGCCGTGGCCCTGACCCTGGCGGCCCTGGCCGATGCAAACCCCGCCGCGCCCGAGACCGCAGCTACAGCGCGGGAACTTGCCCGCCTCATGGAGACCACCCCGATCTATTCCACCCAGGAGGCCGGAATGGCCTTCATGGCCATGGGCAAGCTGTTCGCGCGCCAGCAGGCCACGGGAACCTGCGCCGGGCAGGTGCTGGCAGGCCAGAACGCGCTGGCCCGCTTCGACACCGCGAAAGTCACCGTCATGAAGAACATCCAGGGAGACGGCCCCTTAAGTCTGGCCCTGGACCCCGGCTGCGCCCCCGGCAGCGTGTTCTACACCCTGGACGCGCGCGGCATTCCGCAGCGCGACTCCTACAAGCCCTTCTCCAACGGCCTGGAGATCACCCGCGAGTTCCTGGACCGCGAGGGCAAACCCCTGAACATGGCCAAGCTCCCCCAGGGGGCCATGGTGGTGGTCAAGACCTCGCTGCGCTCCACATCCGGGCCGGTGGGCCACGTGGCGCTCTCGCAGCTTCTGCCTTCCGGCCTTGAGGTGGAGAACCCGAGGCTCGACACCACGGACCGCCTGCCCTGGATGGGTGAGAAAGCCGAACCGGCGGTCACCTCCTACGCCGACTACCGGGCCGACCGGGTCAACGTGTTCCTGGACCTGCCCGCAAACGACTGGAAGGTGGTCTACACCGTGTGCCGGGCCGTGATCCCCGGCACCTACACCCTGCCCCCGGCCCAGGCCGAGGCCATGTACTATCCCGAGATCAAGGCCGGGACCGACCTTGGAGCCATGAGCGTGGAAGGCGGTCAATGA
- a CDS encoding glycosyltransferase family 2 protein: protein MNNTPKTLSVVIPVYNEKATILEILDRVQAQPEVNEVVLVDDFSTDGTRDVLRTLEGRENVRVLYHPVNRGKGAALRTGFAAATCDMVLIQDADLEYDPADYPSLLAPLLIGRADAVFGSRFLGGTHRVLYFWHYLANRFLTLLSNVFTGLNLTDMEVCYKVFRRDVLERMDLVCDRFGIEPELTAKVARQRVRVYEVPVSYYGRTYDEGKKIGWRDGVAAVYWIVRFGLGR from the coding sequence ATGAACAACACCCCCAAGACGCTCAGCGTGGTCATTCCCGTGTACAACGAGAAGGCCACCATTCTGGAAATCCTGGACCGCGTGCAGGCTCAACCCGAGGTGAACGAGGTGGTCCTGGTGGACGACTTCTCCACGGACGGCACGCGCGACGTGCTGCGTACGCTGGAAGGCCGGGAGAACGTCCGGGTGCTGTATCATCCGGTGAACCGGGGCAAGGGCGCGGCCCTTCGCACCGGCTTCGCCGCCGCCACCTGCGACATGGTGCTCATCCAGGACGCCGACCTGGAGTACGACCCCGCCGACTACCCGAGCCTCCTGGCCCCCCTGCTGATAGGCCGGGCGGACGCCGTGTTCGGCTCGCGTTTTCTGGGCGGCACGCACCGCGTGCTCTATTTCTGGCACTATCTGGCCAACCGCTTCCTGACGCTTCTCTCCAACGTGTTCACGGGGCTGAACCTCACGGACATGGAGGTCTGCTACAAGGTGTTCAGGCGCGACGTGCTTGAGCGCATGGACCTGGTATGCGACCGCTTCGGCATCGAGCCGGAATTGACCGCCAAGGTGGCCCGCCAGCGCGTGCGCGTCTACGAGGTGCCCGTGTCCTACTACGGACGCACCTACGACGAGGGCAAGAAGATCGGCTGGCGCGACGGCGTGGCCGCCGTCTACTGGATCGTGCGCTTCGGACTGGGGCGCTAG
- a CDS encoding S-adenosylmethionine:tRNA ribosyltransferase-isomerase, whose product MPHNDDTSLESYCFDLPDELIAQVPAEPRDSSRLLVVDKGRGVRCEAAFSDLADFLPEGALLVANNSKVLPARLLTRKPTGGTLEFLLLTPLPLLQARESGGWLEAQAQGLLRASKKPRSGETFAFAPDLGVTVVERGEFGLSRVILNWQGNLAEIFERIGHIPLPPYIRRPTVKAAPAGAQGGDSPASGTGLISDSAGPGSSARSGPHPVDTSGLPGDGHSPECASEDPPVSPVDDRVRYQTLHARDDRQGSVAAPTAGLHFTPQVREALAARGFGWAEVSLYVGYGTFSPVRAADIRDHRMHAEFVEVPEATAQAVITAKAQGRPVFAVGTTSARALEGSVREAGKIAPFAGWTDIFIRPGHPFAVVDGMLTNFHLPGSSLVIMVAALAGKSIILDAYTHAVRERFRFFSYGDAMLIR is encoded by the coding sequence ATGCCCCACAACGACGACACGTCCCTCGAATCCTACTGCTTCGACCTGCCCGACGAGTTGATCGCCCAGGTCCCTGCCGAGCCGCGCGACTCCTCGCGCCTGCTGGTGGTGGACAAGGGGCGGGGCGTTCGTTGCGAGGCCGCTTTTTCCGATCTGGCCGATTTTCTGCCCGAGGGCGCGCTGCTGGTGGCCAACAACTCCAAGGTGCTGCCCGCGCGGCTTCTGACCAGAAAGCCCACGGGCGGGACGCTTGAGTTCCTGCTGCTGACGCCCCTGCCGCTGCTTCAGGCGCGCGAAAGCGGCGGCTGGCTGGAGGCGCAGGCCCAGGGGCTTTTGCGTGCCTCCAAGAAGCCCAGGTCCGGCGAGACCTTCGCCTTCGCGCCTGATCTTGGCGTCACGGTGGTGGAACGCGGCGAGTTCGGCCTGTCGCGGGTGATTCTCAATTGGCAGGGAAATCTGGCGGAGATCTTCGAACGCATCGGGCACATCCCGTTGCCGCCCTACATCCGCCGCCCGACGGTCAAGGCTGCACCGGCTGGCGCGCAAGGGGGCGATTCTCCAGCTTCAGGGACCGGCCTGATTTCCGACTCTGCCGGGCCTGGCTCTTCAGCACGCTCCGGGCCGCATCCGGTCGATACCTCCGGACTTCCTGGCGACGGGCACTCCCCCGAATGCGCTTCCGAAGATCCGCCCGTGAGTCCTGTCGACGACCGCGTCCGCTACCAGACTCTCCACGCCCGCGACGACCGCCAGGGTTCCGTGGCCGCGCCCACGGCGGGGTTGCATTTCACGCCCCAGGTGCGCGAGGCGCTGGCCGCGCGCGGCTTCGGCTGGGCCGAAGTGAGCCTCTACGTGGGCTACGGCACCTTCAGCCCGGTGCGCGCCGCCGACATCCGCGACCACCGCATGCACGCCGAATTCGTGGAAGTGCCCGAGGCCACCGCCCAGGCCGTGATCACCGCCAAGGCCCAGGGGCGGCCAGTGTTCGCCGTGGGCACCACCTCGGCCCGCGCCCTGGAGGGCAGCGTGCGCGAGGCCGGGAAAATCGCCCCGTTCGCGGGCTGGACGGACATCTTCATCCGCCCCGGCCATCCGTTCGCCGTGGTGGACGGCATGCTCACCAATTTTCATTTGCCCGGCTCGTCCCTAGTGATTATGGTTGCCGCCCTGGCCGGGAAGAGCATCATTCTGGACGCATACACCCATGCGGTACGCGAACGTTTCCGGTTTTTTTCGTACGGCGACGCCATGCTCATCCGCTGA
- a CDS encoding 4Fe-4S dicluster domain-containing protein: MSRIVIDEGRCKGCLLCTTVCPVTIIRQSRNMNAQGYKIVEVEPERSGECTGCTACAQMCPDLAIVVYRTRKGKEAA; this comes from the coding sequence ATGTCGCGAATTGTCATCGACGAGGGGCGCTGCAAAGGCTGCCTGCTCTGCACCACGGTCTGCCCCGTGACCATCATCCGCCAGTCGCGGAACATGAACGCGCAGGGGTACAAGATCGTCGAAGTCGAGCCCGAGCGCTCGGGCGAGTGCACCGGCTGCACCGCCTGCGCGCAGATGTGCCCGGATCTGGCCATCGTGGTCTACCGCACCCGCAAGGGCAAGGAGGCCGCATAA
- a CDS encoding 3-methyl-2-oxobutanoate dehydrogenase subunit VorB — protein sequence MADQRIFVKGNEAVAMGALDAGLKGYFGYPITPQNEIPEFMSKYLPEAGGAFVQAESELAAINMVLGAASTGKRAMTSSSGPGISLMQETISNMAGGETPCVIVNMMRGGPGVGDINTAQGDYFQATRGGGHGDYRTPCLAPATCQEAYDLTIAAFDLAFAYRTPVLLVGDAILGQMKEPLLRRPPIAIDPAEGADWRLGGTSGPNRRFVRSLHLAEGKLAEVNLRLQEKYRAIQAHARFESFQTEDAELVVVAFGSTGRIVKSGVRKLRARGLKVGLFRPISLYPFPEQALRDLAYSGKRFLTIEHNMGQMVDDVRLAVRGLADSDFYGALPGNIPNPDEFEAAIERACA from the coding sequence ATGGCCGACCAACGCATCTTCGTGAAGGGCAACGAGGCAGTGGCCATGGGCGCGCTGGACGCCGGGCTCAAGGGCTACTTCGGCTACCCCATCACCCCCCAGAACGAAATCCCCGAATTCATGAGCAAGTACCTGCCCGAGGCCGGGGGCGCGTTCGTCCAGGCCGAGAGCGAGCTCGCGGCCATCAACATGGTGCTGGGCGCGGCCTCCACCGGCAAGCGAGCCATGACCTCCTCCTCGGGGCCTGGCATCTCGCTCATGCAGGAGACCATCTCCAACATGGCCGGCGGCGAGACCCCCTGCGTCATCGTGAACATGATGCGCGGCGGGCCGGGCGTGGGCGACATCAACACCGCCCAGGGCGACTACTTCCAGGCCACGCGCGGCGGCGGCCACGGCGACTACCGCACCCCCTGCCTGGCCCCGGCCACCTGCCAGGAAGCCTACGACCTGACCATCGCGGCCTTCGACCTGGCCTTCGCCTACCGCACCCCGGTGCTCCTGGTGGGCGACGCCATCCTGGGCCAGATGAAGGAGCCGCTGCTGCGCCGCCCGCCCATCGCCATCGACCCCGCCGAAGGAGCCGACTGGCGCCTTGGCGGCACCAGCGGGCCGAACCGCCGCTTCGTGCGCTCCCTGCATCTGGCCGAGGGGAAGCTTGCCGAAGTGAACCTGCGCCTTCAGGAAAAATACCGCGCCATCCAGGCCCACGCCCGCTTCGAGAGCTTCCAGACCGAGGATGCGGAGCTTGTGGTGGTGGCCTTCGGGTCCACCGGGCGCATCGTCAAGTCGGGCGTGCGCAAGCTGCGCGCCAGGGGCCTCAAGGTGGGGCTGTTCCGGCCCATCAGCCTGTATCCCTTCCCGGAGCAGGCGCTTCGCGACCTGGCCTATTCGGGCAAACGCTTCCTGACCATCGAGCACAACATGGGCCAGATGGTGGACGACGTGCGCCTGGCCGTGCGCGGCCTGGCCGACTCCGACTTCTACGGGGCGCTGCCCGGCAACATCCCCAATCCCGACGAGTTCGAGGCCGCCATCGAACGCGCCTGCGCGTGA
- a CDS encoding thiamine pyrophosphate-dependent enzyme — translation MSETIAFTRTPSVADVASHYCPGCQHGVAHRLVAEYLDGMGLAEKTIMVTSIGCSVLLYNYLLFDAVEAPHGRAPAAATGIKRTNPDKVVFTYQGDGDLASIGMGEIMHAANRGERITVVFVNNTVYGMTGGQMAPTTLIGQKTTTSPAGRCSSNEGMPMRMAEIMAALPGVAFSARVALNSVKHIAQAKKAMRHAFEAQLEDRGLGFVELLATCPTNWKMDAVQANERIEKELIPYYPLGVFKDAKKSGVC, via the coding sequence ATGAGCGAAACCATAGCATTCACCCGCACTCCCTCCGTGGCGGACGTGGCCAGCCACTACTGCCCCGGCTGCCAGCACGGCGTGGCCCACAGGCTGGTGGCCGAATACCTGGATGGCATGGGCCTTGCCGAGAAGACCATCATGGTCACCTCCATCGGCTGCTCGGTGCTCCTGTACAACTACCTGCTGTTCGACGCGGTTGAGGCCCCCCACGGGCGCGCCCCGGCTGCGGCCACGGGCATCAAGCGCACCAACCCGGACAAGGTGGTGTTCACCTATCAGGGCGACGGCGACCTGGCCTCCATCGGCATGGGCGAGATCATGCACGCCGCCAATCGGGGCGAGCGCATCACCGTGGTGTTCGTCAACAACACCGTCTACGGCATGACCGGCGGCCAGATGGCCCCCACCACCCTGATCGGCCAGAAGACCACCACCAGCCCCGCCGGGCGCTGCTCCTCGAACGAGGGCATGCCCATGCGCATGGCCGAGATCATGGCCGCGCTTCCCGGCGTGGCCTTTTCGGCCAGGGTGGCGCTCAACTCGGTGAAGCACATCGCCCAGGCCAAGAAGGCCATGCGCCACGCCTTCGAGGCGCAGTTGGAAGACCGGGGCCTGGGGTTCGTGGAGCTTCTGGCCACCTGCCCCACCAATTGGAAGATGGACGCGGTCCAGGCCAACGAGCGCATCGAAAAAGAGCTGATCCCTTATTATCCCCTGGGCGTGTTCAAGGACGCCAAGAAAAGCGGGGTGTGCTGA
- a CDS encoding 2-oxoacid:acceptor oxidoreductase family protein, with protein MLMYADVIIAGFGGQGVVLAGTLLAQAAMEHGLHVTFMPVYGPEMRGGTANCTVVISDEEIGSPIIQSPVGLIALNRPSLEKFQPRLADGGVLVLNSSLMDAELADVSRVKASAVPCNEIAEQVGNARMVNMVALGAYAKASGALPLSRLQQALSHVIPGHYSHMIPKNAEALQAGYDAA; from the coding sequence GTGCTGATGTACGCGGACGTCATCATCGCCGGATTCGGCGGCCAGGGCGTGGTCCTGGCCGGAACGCTACTGGCCCAGGCGGCCATGGAGCACGGCCTGCACGTCACCTTCATGCCTGTGTACGGCCCGGAGATGCGCGGCGGCACTGCCAACTGCACCGTGGTCATCTCCGACGAGGAGATCGGCTCGCCCATCATCCAGAGTCCGGTGGGGCTCATCGCCCTGAACCGGCCCTCGCTCGAGAAGTTCCAGCCCAGGCTGGCCGACGGCGGGGTGCTGGTGCTGAACTCCTCGCTCATGGACGCGGAGCTGGCCGACGTTTCGCGCGTGAAAGCCAGCGCCGTGCCCTGCAACGAGATCGCCGAGCAGGTGGGCAACGCCCGCATGGTGAACATGGTGGCCCTGGGGGCGTACGCCAAGGCCTCGGGCGCGCTGCCGCTCTCGCGGCTCCAGCAGGCGCTCAGCCACGTGATCCCCGGCCATTACAGCCACATGATTCCCAAGAACGCCGAAGCCTTGCAGGCAGGCTACGACGCGGCATGA